The following is a genomic window from Colletotrichum lupini chromosome 5, complete sequence.
CAAGGTGATATCGTCAATTTCGAGGCGTGGCTTCCCGCAGAAGGATGGAATGGTCGCCTTCAGGCTGTCGGAGGCGGCGGTTGGGTTGCAGGCCGCAGTGAACTGTTTTACAGCGCCATGGGTGGAGCAGTAGCTGACGGCTATGCGACGACCACGACCGACGCTGGGTTGGGAAACGCTTTGGACGCGAGTCCTTGGGCACTTCTCAGCCCCGGAAACGTCAATTTCTACAATCTGCAGAACCTTGCGTCTGTGTCACTCGAGGACGGCGTAAGTCGATAGACCGCCTTGGCGTAAGTGACTCTTCTAATCTTGAAGCATGCAGGCAATCATCGGAAAGTCTCTCATCAGGTCCTACTACGGTCGCGGACCAGACTATTCCTACTGGAATGGCTGTTCTCAAGGAGGCCGACAAGGACTCATGCTAGCACAGCGGTATCCTACTCAGTATGATGGCATCGCGGCCGGTGCTCCAGGGATTCAATGGACCGATTTCTTCCCGAGCATGCTCTGGCCTCAGCAGTACATGAATATGGTCGGGGAGTACCCTCATGCATGTGAACTCGCGGCGATCACGGCCGCGGCAGTGTCTGCTTGTGATGGATTAGACGGTGTCAAAGACGGGATCATTAGTGAAGTCGATGCGTGCCTTGATGCATTCAATCCTTTCAAGATGGTCGGTCGAGCAATCAACTGCTCTGAGGCACCTGAAGTTAGTCGTGCAGCAGCAGCTGTAGTCAATGCTACGTGGCAGGGGATGCGCAACTCCCAAGGCGTACAGCTGTGGCCAGGACTAAACCCCGGTACTGATCTGGCTGTCGGCGTCGCTGCCACCAACTGCTCTACAGGGTCTTGCAGAGGTGTGCCATTGCCCATTGCTACGCAATGGCTTTCGTTATTTGTCGCAAGGGATCCAAATTTTGATCTTTCTCACGTCAGTCAAGCTGAGTTTGACTGGATGGCACACCAGGGGCGGCAGAGGTACAACTCGATTATTGGCACTGATGACCCTGATCTCTCTGCTTTTCGTGATGGCGGAGGAAAGCTAATTACTTTTCACGGCCTCGTAAGTCAATCCCTTATCCACCTCTGGGCAGTGAAAAAGGTTGACATTCCCACAGATTGACGAGCTTCTCCCTCCAAAGGGGAGTACCAAGTACTACAACAGAGTATCTGATCTCATCCCGGGAGTTCATGACTTCTACCGCCACTTCGAGGTACCCGGCATGGGCCATTGCGGTGGAGGGAGGAGCGGAGAGCCAACTAGTCTATTTGGTCAACTCCGTGCATGGGTCGAGAATGGTACAGCACCGGACCATACACTAGTCAGGGTTACAGTTCCGGACGGAAACGTTCAAGACCGCATATTGTGCCCATATCCGCAGAAGAGCGTTGTCGATTCGAACTGTGATAGGAATCTGGGAACACGATGCTGGTCATGCGATGACAGTTCGTAGGTATCACTCAAGATCATTTCTTTTGTTGGATGAATTGGCCAATCGGCCGTTCATTGTCATGGATTTGGATCCTCTAGTTCTATGTCTTTGTGGTATTTGCAGCACACATCCAAATCTCAAGCGCACTCACTTAGTCGAACAAGCCATACAGCAGTTTCCCCAAGTTATATTACATCATTTACTGTGGAGTGTTTGTCTAGTCACCGCAGCTGTTCGAGCAGTCGTGCTTCTCAGCGTTGTATCTGGAGTGGCATTTGCACTGAACGTCCTGGACAGGTTTGCAGCTGCCAGAAACAGAGCCACGGTGGGGGTCCGCCGCGTTGGTGTTCTTGTAGTTGACGGTGAAGGGTTTTCCGAGGGATCCAAACTTGCGGTTGATGTAGAAGAGGGCATTACCCTTTCGCAGGCCGTTGTTGCAGTACTCGGCGGGCTCGTTGCGCGCCCAGTTGTCGAATTGGCCGCAGTCAACCCCGTAGTAGCCGTTCACTGTGAGACGGGAAGGTCAGCGACACCTTCAAGGAAGGAAGGTCGAATATTGAGCATGATGAAGACTTACTGGCACTGTCGACTAGAATCCAGGGATCAACATGGTCATTGAAGCAAAAGTGAAGTGTGCACTGGACGCGCTGGCAATCGCAGTAGCTGAAGCCGCAGTCGCGCTTCTCCAGTTCGAAAGGGACATAGTTGGGGGAAGAGATGGCGGCCAGGATAGGAGAGGCCATCAGGCTGGCAAGAACCACGGAGAAAAGCGAAGGCATTTTGGAAAGAGTGTAAGTAACGAATGTAACGAAAGAGTGTGATGGGTTCTACAAGCCAAAGAGTGTACTGAACGAATCTGTTGATCCTCTGTTCACGAGCTGCAAAGAATCTGGGTAACAATCATCTCTTATAGATGCGTTTTCGATTGCTATTATTGGACTAACGACACTTACTCGAAGGAATTTGACAAGACGGGCATACCCGACTTAGTTTGTACAACGGTTACACCGTATCAATCAGTGGTTCATCGTGGTTCATTCAGTCTCTCGGCCGATGTGATATCTCTATTAGACTTTAGGCTAAGTGCCGGTGTCCCCGAATCCGTCGGCCTGTGCGCCCACTTCATCTGCCCATATGGCCATAGCACGAATCGTGGCGGCGGAACCTCCTCCTACCCGAGCCTCGAATACTCAGTCACCTTTG
Proteins encoded in this region:
- a CDS encoding tannase and feruloyl esterase → MSAFSCAPATFENISLFGAEILSLQTNLVTNYTITVPSSVRFTQLSVEVQNGSFCNITVTYTHPGQGDIVNFEAWLPAEGWNGRLQAVGGGGWVAGRSELFYSAMGGAVADGYATTTTDAGLGNALDASPWALLSPGNVNFYNLQNLASVSLEDGAIIGKSLIRSYYGRGPDYSYWNGCSQGGRQGLMLAQRYPTQYDGIAAGAPGIQWTDFFPSMLWPQQYMNMVGEYPHACELAAITAAAVSACDGLDGVKDGIISEVDACLDAFNPFKMVGRAINCSEAPEVSRAAAAVVNATWQGMRNSQGVQLWPGLNPGTDLAVGVAATNCSTGSCRGVPLPIATQWLSLFVARDPNFDLSHVSQAEFDWMAHQGRQRYNSIIGTDDPDLSAFRDGGGKLITFHGLIDELLPPKGSTKYYNRVSDLIPGVHDFYRHFEVPGMGHCGGGRSGEPTSLFGQLRAWVENGTAPDHTLVRVTVPDGNVQDRILCPYPQKSVVDSNCDRNLGTRCWSCDDSS